CACGGCGGTTTATTAACGTCTGATCAAGATGTGTATTTGAACGTAGTGGGTGGGGTTAAAGTGTTGGAAACCAGCGCTGATCTCGCGGCCATTGCGGCTGTTGTTTCTAGCTTCCGCGATCGAGTTTTACCCCATGACTTAGTCGTGATGGGCGAAGTCGGCTTATCTGGTGAAATTCGCCCTGTTCCATCAGGGCAAGAACGTATTAGTGAAGCGGCCAAACATGGATTCACCAGAGCCGTCGTTCCAAAAGCTAACTGTCCGAAAAAACCGATTGAAGGCATGAAGGTCATTGGTGTTGAGCGTTTGTCAGAAGCCTTAGACGCCATTTTTGAAGATTAGTCTTTCTTTACAACGTCACGAGCGAATCCAAGACGAGGCAAAAACAGACGAAAAAACGGAGTTTATGGGTTATAAATGAATATTTTTGAGTCTGTTTTTAACAAAGTATTGGGGAGCGCAGTCGTCGTTCTATTCAAACAGGTCGGCCGCAAGCTCATCCTCCATTCCGTAAGGTAATGCCTTGGCAGAAGCGGCGTCCAATCTTTCTTGACGGGCCTTAAGTAAGCGTACTCGACGATGTTTGCACAAATCTAATACTTGATGGCGCGCTTCATTGGATAACGAAAACCAATGAAAACGCTCATCTCGACTGCGCAAACATCCTTTGCAAAAGCCTTTTGTACTGTTCTCACACACACCTCGACAAGGACTTTCTATGGTAAACAGTTCTATTTGTTCCATAATCCCTCCCTGTGGACATGTTCGTTTTTAAACGACTAGGTTTTCAATTTTATTGTGTGGCAAGCTGATAATCATACGTTTCTTCGGGTGATAAAAAATACACTCTATCGGCGGGTGCCGCATCCAGTGAGAACCAATAAAAGCGCTCTGGCACCCCCATTTCTAGATAAAAATTAACATACACTGCGTGTATCGAATCGGCAACATTGACGTTCGCCGCTTTCATTCTTGAGCCATCAGACCAAGCATGAACGCCCACACCAGCTCCGGCTCCAATGGTTCTTTCCACGCCACCTAAGAATAGATCAACACCACCGGAAAGCACATAACCGGTCTGTGCTATGTGAGTATTCAAGCCTAAACGACGAATCAAACGCGCGCCCTCCATCGTAGCGTGTTGATCCACAGACCCAGGAACATCGACTAAAACCAAGTCCGTTACATTGGGGTTTTGCTTGATGAAATCACTTAACTGACTAACCAAATTACTGTTTAATATGCCCGATAGATACGCCGTATTTTTATCAACTTCAATGTTCAGTTTGTCATTCTCTGCGCCAGTCAATATAGCGGGTGACGCCATACAACCTGCTAAAAAAACAGTCGCTAAAAGCAAGAACCATTTCATCGTATTTAGGCCACATTGCTTGGAGTTCATACAACACCCAGACGGTTTAAAAAAACATCATAGCATTCAGCTAAATTAGTTCAAAAGAAACCATAACTTCCTGCTTATATAAAGCGAGCTGAATCTTACTTCAGGTCATCATAAAAAAATGGCCGCTCATCATGCGATAAGCGACCAATAAAAACAGCACTATCAGTTTTGATAGAGCTGCCTGGGATTCATATAGATCAGTCCGACACTAAGACGGAAAAGAAAAGCTCTTACCTTCACGAACACCT
This genomic stretch from Marinomonas primoryensis harbors:
- a CDS encoding alpha/beta hydrolase, which encodes MNSKQCGLNTMKWFLLLATVFLAGCMASPAILTGAENDKLNIEVDKNTAYLSGILNSNLVSQLSDFIKQNPNVTDLVLVDVPGSVDQHATMEGARLIRRLGLNTHIAQTGYVLSGGVDLFLGGVERTIGAGAGVGVHAWSDGSRMKAANVNVADSIHAVYVNFYLEMGVPERFYWFSLDAAPADRVYFLSPEETYDYQLATQ
- a CDS encoding DUF1289 domain-containing protein, with protein sequence MEQIELFTIESPCRGVCENSTKGFCKGCLRSRDERFHWFSLSNEARHQVLDLCKHRRVRLLKARQERLDAASAKALPYGMEDELAADLFE